The proteins below are encoded in one region of Mycteria americana isolate JAX WOST 10 ecotype Jacksonville Zoo and Gardens chromosome 22, USCA_MyAme_1.0, whole genome shotgun sequence:
- the PSMD11 gene encoding 26S proteasome non-ATPase regulatory subunit 11, with the protein MAAAAVLEFQRAQSLLSTDREASIGILHSIVKRDVQENDEEAVQVKEQSILELGSLLAKTGQAEELGGLLKYVRPFLNSISKAKAARLVRSLLDLFLDMEAATGQEVDLCLECIEWAKSEKRTFLRQALEARLVSLYFDTKRYQEALQLGSQLLRELKKMDDKALLVEVQLLESKTYHALSNLPKARAALTSARTTANAIYCPPKLQAALDMQSGIIHAAEEKDWKTAYSYFYEAFEGYDSIDNPKAITALKYMLLCKIMLNIPEDVQALVSGKLALRYAGRQTEALKCVAQASKNRSLADFEKALTDYKVELRDDPIINTHLAKLYDNLLEQNLIRVIEPFSRVQIEHISSLIKLSKAEVERKLSQMILDKKFHGILDQGEGVLIIFDEPPVDKTYEAALETIQNMSKVVDSLYNKAKKLT; encoded by the exons atggcggcggcggcggtgctggAGTTCCAGCGCGCGCAGTCCCTGCTCTCCACCGACCGCGAGGCCTCCATCGGCATCCTCCACTCCATAG TGAAACGCGATGTCCAGGAAAATGATGAAGAAGCGGTGCAAGTCAAAGAGCAGAGCATCCTTGAACTGGGGTCGCTTTTGGCCAAGACTGGGCAGGCAGAAG AGCTGGGCGGACTTCTGAAGTATGTTCGACCCTTCTTGAACTCCATCAGCAAAGCAAAGGCAGCCCGCTTAGTCCGATCTCTGCTCGATCTGTTCCTTGATATGGAGGCAGCAACAGGACAGGAG GTTGACCTGTGTTTAGAGTGTATTGAATGGGCCAAATCAGAGAAGAGGACTTTCCTACGCCAGGCTCTGGAG gcGAGGCTGGTCTCTTTGTACTTCGATACCAAGAGGTACCAAGAAGCACTGCAGCTAG GCTCTCAGCTTCTTCGGGAGTTGAAAAAGATGGACGACAAGGCATTGCTGGTGGAAGTGCAGCTGTTAGAAAGTAAGACTTACCATGCCCTGAGCAATCTGCCAAAAGCAAGAGCAGCCTTAACCTCTGCACGGACTACAGCCAACGCAATCTACTGTCCACCTAAGCTGCAAGCAGCGTTAGACATGCAGTCAG GTATTATCcatgcagcagaagagaaggacTGGAAAACAGCCTATTCATATTTTTACGAGGCGTTTGAGGGATATGATTCAATTGACAACCCAAAAGCCATCACTGCACTGAAATACATGTTGCTGTGCAAAATCATGCTGAACAT CCCAGAAGATGTGCAAGCATTAGTGAGTGGAAAGCTTGCTCTGCGGTATGCAGGAAGACAG acaGAAGCACTAAAATGTGTGGCACAGGCCAGTAAGAACCGATCGCTGGCAGATTTTGAAAAG GCTCTGACAGACTATAAGGTGGAGCTCAGGGACGACCCCATCATAAACACTCACTTGGCTAAGCTCTATGATAACTTACTGGAACAGAATCTGATCAGAGTCATCGAACCCTTCTCCAGAGTACAG ATTGAACACATATCCAGCCTCATCAAGCTCTCAAAG GCTGAGGTGGAAAGGAAACTGTCACAGATGATCTTGGACAAGAAATTTCATG GCATCCTTGACCAAGGCGAGGGAGTCCTGATCATCTTCGACGAACCCCCCGTAGACAAAACTTATGAAGCTGCCCTCGAGACTATTCAGAATATGAGTAAAGTAGTGGATTCGCTCTACAACAAAGCCAAGAAGCTAACATAG